One stretch of Eupeodes corollae chromosome 2, idEupCoro1.1, whole genome shotgun sequence DNA includes these proteins:
- the LOC129947489 gene encoding centrosomal protein cep290 translates to MDLSEIIALDPNYLNDEVKDEIFNALIGIKNIDDVPRKNLRKILYVCLAIMKHKGEQVDNLQEQLETKTQPDSGDDSRSDRAQEENEKLQQMVNKLEEEKSSFKMKIKEMNEEINHLQKRLTEAMHSAESDKDSSDPLSELDRQEELLKNINVKNKHIKRLLREIEALQVSNIEQSKDIIDLEKRHQQAKIQVQELSSKVALLDGENKALKDSVNELNAELTRLEGNITYLEDEREKSEADLKSIIEQLETKAKSWQLAISQKDKEIKKLKSKLITVKDASLQEEVEISERETESAEESTRMMHAIEARDKIIEKLESKIKSMAEEMISSTHLMNKISSEREDERSMKSKKSRSCCESIEESLSAANKRCQELSELLDKCEEDNLLKSKQASQAIRDLENYQQGKDGLPNALKKIGSLEQKLSAREKQIRELVFELNSMHEISDENLLLRKKLNIEDDVIIIAKNRAAKERSKDKQIDRLTLKLRASEEMRLQLKLEKSDLRKQLIELQKSQPGPLSPKQYISENSPSKPRPEIYCDNCLKSITVLPDNDIIIQDVIKEWETKYYDVVEENENLRIGMQDILERIREYDETSDHITIDCEILERLLNSLGTGREVSVYNPVMRIQNEIATLKEREYALREKINAAQTENGEQSQNESIDEVREAGELAGSPIPSLPLNPISSSTRPTTPNMTLDQSLYPVIVEADIEHESMKKEFLKTLEKNRSLQQEIQRLQVFQVQFEELSSQMNASDSDVTKYCSVLVEKIASLEIQLNSKIKTFDFLKDDFDRILNETKASEMRNMALIAELKKQVNDRKIDINRFKSENEELKKKNSICNPEEYGEMQKTLFGLQSQLAFLMDQILSGKVPDIKIDAICADYGIIQENLEIDFLTIEEYEEFQKQKIELVGAKKDLQTKCEHLEGLLEISNEQVMSQQKLLTEITDNHINLRHLVADLQSSNEDKFLIAKTQRDLDSARKEIISLQFEKEKHKKNEDTLRSDYKAKVKEIEDLKQNFQNIMKNNEIKQKFLQKSLMNLRQKYFKFTPLIFVSNFIYAYSKFTKRLRDEELKMQNQISMQIDQILASKIQSSNETDNNSQDMIKLVKTETKAKYFEDQVQTLNDRNIALQIEIDKLCLSIVKEDEHWKTIEALFGKEHQTAEFIEQLTQTEAIELNDSSTNTEPDDERQSNIPVIPKVDKNLSPIDTPKKEKVEVEVTHSEAQTNPIDMANKQTSPIRTTIEKPENADKPLLGSQGVQTSPIKEVTAPDLATQAVQTSPTKNPEGKKDSQAVQTSPQASPKQQQPLESTEKVQDLEKKLSESVSLAEERKIELEKAELRIIEYSKNIEEMDKKFKDQEEKLQLQKSKSNNPEEKESTQIGIIEKTILSFHTLLSEKDKSITKYQELLTSERTENDEACAKYEKTIESLQKTMKDFNENIRAKDEEILELKSKIQAFRGSEKEKLEIGVTGTDDNGDNSLQEISDEKIEEMFNDDAVSELSEKKATEVTRDLSMELKNKEKYWENSLRVKEEEIILLKEKLHLCKEKEKTDCGANSEIEQLRILLEEKDKHINDLMDTLSNFHDDQQRFFNDSSTYSADQISQLAASLTRSEATNKIYQAQLEALRRQLNNLNQREKQARDLNNSLRNQLIKRPVVSIKTELNARLKTENLQKKVCQLETELEEAQLQIKRQQVVIDAKRAKSNNEVGLWEKQKRWQQTAEKYKTKFEETETALEKQKALLHSARTTIARLEKDKQVLESRVGKAPNALKCCRTPSCPNLQGTKYTPSETPETYTGGSDSSSPARGMHFLGGNHNELIEALKARIEMQQRKIIAMEMEGKGSNALTTELEKIQEKYSAIEAQNIRLEARNLQLQLDNDMLRQGDSGERMQKRLKHLEDYIIALKEELAQAEARRQLNFEPKQDRKYAPGQAEQTILSLRSIIEKLRAENRYLKEGSRPIDMRAKEAPTELTRLQSMYTESLDKISALQIELQLKARCQNCGNKGRLEASTNDEVRFIKDQLFKKTQLLEKAKILLTRAAAKEKILKEQLSLWKRKCSELQNVPVIDEISE, encoded by the exons atggatcTCTCTGAAATAATTGCACTCGATCCAAATTATCTCAATGATGAAGTAAAGGATGAAATATTTAATGCACTTATTGGAATAAAAAACATCGATGATGTTCCTAGGAAGAACTTGAGGAAAATTCTTTATGTCTGTTTGGCCATAATGAAACACAAAGGAGAACAA GTGGATAATTTACAAGAGCAGTTGGAAACAAAAACTCAACCCGACagtggag ATGATTCCCGTAGTGACCGAGCTcaggaagaaaatgaaaaactccAACAAATGGTCAATAAattggaagaagaaaaaagttccTTCAAAATGAAGATAAAAGAG ATGAACGAGGAAATAAACCACTTGCAGAAAAGATTAACAGAAGCAATGCATTCAGCTGAAAGTGATAAGGATTCATCGGATCCGTTATCAGAGTTAGATCGACAAGAAGAACTTCTCAAGAACATCAATGTGAAAAATAAGCACATTAAGAGGCTATTAAGAGAAATCGAG GCACTTCAAGTATCAAACATTGAACAATCGAAAGATATAATTGACTTGGAAAAACGCCATCAACAAGCTAAAATTCAAGTTCAGGAGTTGAGTTCTAAAGTTGCTCTTCTGGACGGtgaaaataaagctttaaaGGATAGCGTGAATGAACTCAATGCAGAACTAACAAGATTAGAAGGAAATATAACTTATTTGGAGGATGAACGAGAAAAATCAGAAGCTGATTTGAAAAGCATTATTGAACAACTCGAGACAAAAGCGAAATCATGGCAGTTAGCAATTAGTCAGAAGGACAAAGAAATCAAAAAGCTCAAATCGAAACTCATTACCGTTAAGGATGCTTCATTACAAGAAGAAGTTGAAATTAGTGAGAGAGAAACTGAAAGTGCTGAGGAATCAACAAGAATGATGCAT GCAATTGAAGCTCGGGATAAAATTATAGAGAAGTTGGAGTCCAAAATCAAAAGTATGGCTGAAGAGATGATTTCATCTACACATCTAATGAACAAGATATCCTCCGAACGTGAGGATGAACGTTCAATGAAATCCAAAAAGTCACGTTCGTGTTGTGAGAGCATCGAAGAAAGCTTAAGTGCAGCAAATAAACGATGCCAAGAACTTTCGGAACTTCTTGACAAATGTGAAGaagataatttgttaaaatcaaaacaagcaTCCCAGGCTATTAGAGATCTAGAAAATTATCAACAAGGCAAAGACGGTTTACCGAATGCATTGAAGAAAATTGGTAGCTTGGAACAGAAGTTATCAGCTCGAGAGAAACAAATACGTGAACTAGTTTTTGAACTTAATTCAATGCACGAAATATCTGATGAGAATTTGCTGCTCaggaaaaaacttaatattgaaGATGATGTTATTATAATAGCAAAGAATCGAGCTGCGAAAGAAAGAAGTAAGGATAAGCAAATTGATAGACTGACCTTGAAATTGAGAGCATCAGAGGAAATGAGGTTGCAATTGAAACTTGAAAAGAGTGATTTGAG gaaacaacTTATTGAACTTCAAAAATCCCAACCCGGTCCTTTATCACCAAAGCAATATATATCAGAAAATTCACCATCTAAGCCAAGGCCGGAGATTTATTGTGATAACTGTCTTAAAAGTATCACC GTTCTTCCAGATAATGATATCATCATTCAAGATGTTATAAAAGAGTGGGAAACTAAATATTATGATGTTGTTGAGGAGAATGAAAACCTTCGAATTGGAATGCAAGATATTCTTGAAAGAATTAGAGAATATGATG aaacttcCGATCATATCACAATTGATTGTGAAATTCTGGAGCGTCTCTTGAATTCTCTGGGTACTGGAAGGGAAGTTAGTGTGTATAATCCAGTGATGCGGATTCAAAACGAAATTGCAACTCTAAAAGAACGTGAGTATGCCTTGCGAGAGAAGATTAATGCTGCTCAAACAGAGAATGGTGAACAATCCCAAAACGAATCAATCGATGAAGTTAGAGAAGCTGGTGAACTAGCAGGTAGTCCTATTCCATCACTTCCATTAAATCCAATAAGTAGCTCCACAAGACCAACGACTCCTAATATGACATTGGATCAATCACTTTATCCAGTCATTGTTGAAGCTGACATTGAACACGAATCGATGAAGAAAGAATTCTTGAAAACTCTTGAAAAGAATCGATCTCTACAGCAGGAGATTCAGCGTTTACAAGTTTTTCAAGTTCAATTCGAAGAACTCTCATCTCAGATGAATGCTTCGGATAGCGACGTTACCAAGTATTGCTCAGTATTGGTTGAAAAAATTGCTAGCTtagaaattcaattgaattcaaaaatcaaaacttttgattttcttaagGATGACTTTGATCGAATACTAAATGAAACTAAAGCATCGGAAATGAGAAATATGGCTTTGATAGCTGAACTCAAAAAACAAGTTAACGATCGCAAGATTGATATAAACCGTTTTAAATCAGAAAACGAAGAgctgaagaagaagaattctATTTGCAATCCAGAAGAGTATGGGGAAATGCAGAAAACACTTTTTGGCTTGCAATCACAATTAGCTTTTCTAATGGATCAGATTTTGTCAGGAAAGGTTCCTGATATTAAAATCGATGCAATTTGTGCTGATTATGGGATTATTCAGGAAAATCTTGAGATAGATTTTCTTACTATTGAAGAATATGAAGAATTTCAAAAGCAGAAGATAGAACTTGTTGGAGCTAAGAAGGATCTTCAAACTAAATGCGAGCACTTAGAGGGTTTGCTTGAGATTTCAAATGAACAG GTGATGTCCCAGCAAAAACTTCTTACTGAAATCACAGATAACCACATAAATCTTCGTCATCTAGTTGCCGATCTACAGAGTTCTAATGAGGATAAATTCTTGATAGCAAAGACTCAACGTGATTTGGATAGCG cgagaaaagaaataatttcacTTCAATTcgagaaagaaaaacataaaaagaatgAAGATACTTTAAGGAGCGACTACAAAGCAAAAGTAAAAGAGATTGAAGATCTTAAACAGAACTTCCAAAATATAATGAAGAACAACGAAATCAAACAAAA GTTTCTTCAGAAATCCTTGATGAACTTACGCCAAAAGTACTTTAAATTCACTCCATTGATATTTGTATCGAACTTTATTTATGCATATTCCAAATTTACAAAGCGTCTTCGAGATGAAGAACTTAAAATGCAAAATCAAATTTCGATGCAGATTGATCAAATTTTAGCTTCCAAAATACAAAGTTCAAACGAAACAGACAACAATTCTCAAGATATGATAAAA CTTGTTAAGACTGAAACAAAAGccaaatattttgaagatcAAGTTCAGACATTGAATGATAGGAATATAGcacttcaaattgaaattgataaacTGTGTCTATCAATTGTTAAGGAAGATGAGCATTGGAAGACAATAGAGGCTTTGTTTGGTAAAGAACATCAAACAGCAGAGTTTATTGAACAATTAACTCAAACTGAAGCTATTG aacttAACGATTCAAGCACAAACACTGAACCTGATGATGAAAGACAGAGTAATATCCCAGTTATTCCAAAGGTTGATAAAAACCTCTCGCCTATAGACactccaaagaaagaaaaagtagAAGTGGAAGTCACTCATTCAGAGGCTCAGACAAATCCAATTGATATGGCAAATAAGCAGACGTCTCCTATCAGAACGACTATTGAAAAACCAGAGAATGCAGATAAGCCGCTCCTGGGATCTCAAGGTGTTCAGACATCACCAATAAAGGAGGTCACAGCACCAGATTTAGCAACTCAGGCAGTCCAGACTTCACCTACCAAGAATCCGGAAGGTAAAAAGGATTCCCAAGCGGTACAGACTTCACCGCAAGCGTCACCAAAACAGCAACAACCCTTAGAATCTACCGAAAAAGTTCAAGATTTAGAGAAAAAGTTATCCGAATCGGTTTCATTAGCTGAAGaaaggaaaatcgaattggaaaAGGCTGAGTTGAG GATCattgaatattcaaaaaatatagaagagatggacaaaaagtttaaagatcAGGAAGAGAAGCTGCAACTGCAAAAGTCAAAATCAAATAACCCAGAGGAGAAAGAAAGCACCCAAATTGGAATTATTGAG aaaaccatATTGTCTTTCCACACTCTTCTTTCGGAGAAGGACAAATCCATAACCAAATACCAGGAACTATTGACTTCCGAACGAACCGAAAACGACGAAGCTTGTGCTAAATATGAAAAGACTATTGAGTCCCTTCAAAAAACAATGAaggattttaatgaaaatatcaGAGCCAAAGATGAAGAAATTCTAGAactgaaaagtaaaatacaagcTTTTCGAGGAtctgaaaaagaaaagcttgaaATTGGTGTAACAGGTACTGATGACAATGGTGATAATAGTTTACAGGAAATTTCAGATGAAAAGATTGAGGAAATGTTTAATGATGATGCTGTGAGTGAGCTTTCAGAAAAGAAGGCTACGGAAGTTACAAGAGATTTGTCAATGGAATTAAAGAACAAAGAGAAATATTGGGAAAATTCTTTGAGAGTTAAGGAAgaggaaattattttattaaaagagaa GCTTCATCTTTGTAAAGAAAAGGAGAAGACTGATTGTGGAGCTAATTCTGAAATCGAACAGCTGAGAATTCTATTGGAGGAAAAAGATAAACACATCAATGATTTGATGGACACTCTCAGCAATTttcat GATGATCAACAGCGGTTTTTCAACGATTCATCTACCTATTCAGCAGATCAAATATCTCAACTTGCAGCCAGTCTTACACGTTCTGAAGCCACAAACAAAATCTATCAGGCACAGCTGGAAGCCTTACGTCGCCAGCTTAACAATCTCAATCAAAGAGAAAAACAAGCTCGAGACTTGAACAATTCTCTCCGAAATCAATTGATCAAGCGACCAGTGGTTTCTATAAAAACCGAACTCAATGCTCGCTTGAAAACTGAAAATCTTCAGAAGAAAGTATGCCAATTGGAAACTGAACTTGAGGAGGCACAACTTCAAATTAAACGCCAACAAGTGGTTATCGATGCTAAGCGGGCGAAGAGTAATAATGAAGTTGGCCTTTGGGAAAAGCAAAAACGATGGCAGCAAACTgctgaaaaatacaaaactaaatttgaagAGACAGAAACTGCGCTAGAAAAGCAAAAGGCTTTATTGCATTCAGCTAGAACGACGATAGCTCGTTTGGAAAAAGACAAACAAGTTCTCGAGTCTAGAGTGGGAAAAGCCCCGAATGCTTTAAAATGTTGTCGTACACCATCATGTCCGAATCTTCAAGGCACCAAGTATACTCCATCTGAGACTCCAGAGACCTATACTGGTGGCAGTGATAGTAGTAGTCCAGCAAGAGGGATGCATTTTCTTGGTGGTAACCACAATGAATTGATTGAGGCTTTGAAGGCGAGAATAGAGATGCAACAGAGGAAGATTATAGCCATGGAAATGGAGGGAAAAGGAAGTAATGCTCTAACTACTGAactggaaaaaatccaagagAAATATTCGGCTATTGAAGCCCAAAATATACGGCTAGAAGCTAGAAATCTTCAACTACAACTTGACAATGATATGCTGCGCCAAGGCGATTCTGGCGAAAGGATGCAAAAACGGTTAAAACACCTGGAAGA tTACATAATTGCTCTGAAGGAAGAACTAGCACAAGCCGAGGCTAGACGACAATTGAACTTCGAACCGAAGCAAGACAGAAAGTATGCGCCCGGTCAAGCTGAACAGACAATACTTTCTTTGAGGAGTATCATTGAAAAGCTAAGAGCagaaaatagatacttaaaaGAGGGATCGAGGCCAATCGACATGAGG GCCAAAGAAGCTCCGACGGAACTAACAAGACTTCAAAGTATGTACACAGAATCTCTAGACAAAATTTCAGCTCTACAAATAGAACTTCAGCTAAAAGCTAGATGCCAAAATTGTGGAAACAAGGGTCGT ctAGAAGCATCTACAAATGATGAAGTTCGTTTTATAAAAGATcaactctttaaaaaaacacagcTTTTGGAAAAGGCTAAAATCTTACTTACTCGAGCTGCTGCCAAAGAGAAAATTCTTAAGGAACAG CTATCTTTGTGGAAAAGAAAGTGTtctgaattacaaaatgttccAGTCATTGATGAAATAAGTGAATAA
- the LOC129945519 gene encoding nedd8-activating enzyme E1 catalytic subunit, whose translation MATETPSPNASTIHLNKKWTNLRKILERPRPFCKADFTPSADNLEFLLNTCKILVIGAGGLGCELLKDLALMGCGDIHVIDMDTIDLSNLNRQFLFRRKDIGSSKAECAANFINARIPTCKVTPHFAKIQDFDESFYQQFHIVVCGLDSIVARRWINGMLIAMLGYEDDGSIDPSTIIPMIDGGTEGFKGNARVILPGYTACIECTLGLFPPQVNYPLCTIANTPRLPEHCIEYVKIIQWEKENPFDVPLDGDDPQHISWIYERALERAQQFNISGVTYRLVQGVVKHIIPAVASTNAIIAAACATEVFKLTTSCYDSMKNYMVFNDLAGIYTFTYEAEKNDNCLSCSNVPQKVLVDDPNTTTLEDFIKMLCESPTYQMKNPGITAFIDGKNKTLYMSTVKSIEERTRGNLTQSLSELGLRDGQELMVADSTTPNAITLKLKYTYNEIEMN comes from the exons atgGCAACAGAAACTCCATCTCCAAATGCCAGCACAATACATCTCAACAAGAAATGGaccaatttgagaaaaatcctgGAACGTCCTAGGCCATTTTGCAAGGCTGACTTTACTCCGTCTGCAGATAATCTCGAGTTTTTATTGAATACTTGTAAAATTCTGGTCATAG GTGCTGGAGGCTTAGGTTGTGAATTGCTAAAAGATCTGGCCCTTATGGGATGTGGTGATATTCATGTCATCGATATGGACACCATTGATCTCTCAAATCTAAATAGACAATTCCTTTTTCGACGCAAGGACATTGGTTCATCAAAAGCGGAATGTGctgcaaattttataaatgccAG AATTCCCACTTGCAAGGTTACTCCACACTTTGCTAAAATCCAAGACTTCGACGAGTCATTCTATCAACAATTCCACATTGTTGTTTGTGGACTTGATTCCATTGTAGCCCGAAGGTGGATCAATGGCATGTTGATTGCTATGTTAGGCTATGAAGATGACGGATCTATCGATCCTTCTACCATCATTCCCATGATCGATGGTGGGACTGAGGGTTTCAAAGGAAATGCCCGTGTCATTTTGCCAGGCTACACTGCATGCATTGAATGCACTCTGGGTCTATTCCCGCCACAGGTTAACTATCCCCTGTGCACGATTGCAAATACTCCTCGACTGCCAGAGCACTGTATCGAGTATGTGAAAATCATTCAATGGGAAAAGGAAAATCCATTCGATGTTCCACTGGATGGGGATGATCCACAACACATTTCGTGGATCTACGAACGAGCATTAGAAAGGGCTCAACAATTTAATATATCTGGAGTCACTTATCG ACTGGTTCAGGGAGTTGTAAAGCATATTATTCCGGCAGTAGCTAGTACAAATGCTATTATTGCTGCTGCTTGCGCAACTGAG GTCTTCAAACTTACCACTAGTTGTTATGACAGCATGAAGAATTACATGGTTTTCAATGACTTGGCCGGAATCTACACTTTCACGTATGAAgctgaaaaaaatgataattgtTTGTCATGCAGTAATGTGCCTCAAAAGGTTTTGGTTGATGATCCAAATACAACTACTCTAGAGGACTTCATCAAAATGCTGTGTGAGAGTCCAActtatcaaatgaaaaatccag GAATTACTGCTTTTATCGATGGTAAGAATAAAACTCTTTACATGTCGACTGTTAAAAGTATCGAAGAACGAACTCGAGGGAATTTAACTCAGTCATTGTCTGAACTTGGTTTGCGCGATGGCCAAGAACTGATGGTTGCTGATTCTACAACACCAAATGCGATTACATTGAAACTCAAATACACTTATAATGAAATcgaaatgaattaa